The sequence below is a genomic window from Andrena cerasifolii isolate SP2316 chromosome 6, iyAndCera1_principal, whole genome shotgun sequence.
GGACAGACCTGCGCATAAACGGAGAAGTATGCCAGCCGAGAACCTTTCTTCTCGCCCTTCTCAAATATCATATTATTTTGCCTCTAGCTACATAGTCGCTAATCTCTGCACCGCTGTCCAAACTACATAGTCGGCCGATTCGTTCGCCCGGTCAGCGGCGGCAGCTCGcatataaaaagtaaaaagtaaaacgcATCGGACATCGGAGCACGTGCTCCCTTGCCGCCGTCACCCCTCGCTCGTGATTCGCCCTTTTCCTCTCTTCCATCTCGCCATTCCGTTCATCCGTAAGCCCCCTCGATGATCCTTCCTTCGCGAACGCGTGCAAACTAATCGCAAGTAAGTCGTTATCGGGAAAACGATCGTTGGCCGTAAAGCACCAGCGCCGTACAATTTACTTGCATATACGTAAAAATAACCGCGCGTGGGTGTTTTCGGTCTCTCCCGTGGCGGCGCAACGCGATCCTGTAGGTTTAGCCTGTTCCGTTAGTTTTTCGCTGCGTTCCGTTGCTAAACTTCGCTTCGCTTTTCGGGCTCAGCAGCTCCCTATCGTCCAGCGCCCATTCTTCGCACGGTGACGGTTGACGAGAACCGGAACGCCAAACACCTGGATCGTTGCATTGTCATCCGTGGAAAAGCTCGCGCGGTAGTAGCTAGAAAGCAACGACGACGAAGGGCGttgatttcgaataatttctcgAATGCAATTCCTTTTTGCCAATCCTGCAGCGAAACGTCGAACGCGTTCGGGGCATCGCCGTAAAAATAGCCGAATCGCTAATGCGCGCGTGATGAATGCGCGTATCCACTTCGATATATGTGCATAGCTACATACTACACGAGCAGATGCGCGAGCATTCGGGACGATTGGAGCACGCAGCAAACCGTGAACGTTCGCGTCGAGATGGTTTGACGTGAGCGGGCGAGCGACGTTCCTCCTCTCCCGTGCATCCCGCCTCTATACTCTCTCGCCAGCGGTGGTTCACGGCTCGCACATTCGTAGAGAGAAGCACACAGGCGTTTTTTCTGCTGCGCGTAACGCTCGTGCTGCGAGGagcacggcgcggcgcggcgcggcgtcgtaGCACGACACGGTTAAGCTATTTCCACCGGGCGACCACGTGCTCGACGGCTGTTCCTTTGCTGTTTCGCGGCTGTTTCTCCGGGAACAAGTTTCGACGCTGTGCTAACCGTCGCTTCGAGGCAATCTCGAACTTGAGGCAAATGAGCTTTctcaatatgtacatatgtaggtaATCTCGAAGTCACACGCATCTGAAAATTCGTTGTCCATACCAGAGACGCGATATTGCCCGTAAGTTTGGCCATGCAAACGTTGGAACCGACGGGAGGCGCGGcggacgagttaaacgagttcaATTGAGCACCGTGGCTTCTTAACCCGCGATCACGGATTTTCTTCTAGCCAATCGCGTTCGGCCAACCAAACGAGCGCCGCGCTGGTATATACTTGGCGAATCAAGTGGAAGAAAACGTCCAAAGTTCAACTGCGCGGCTTACCGAAAAGCCCGACTCGAGGCTGCCGCGAGCAAGGAATTTCACGGCCGCGCGAAacagtgacccaagaaatagcctctttttcatcccacgattctggaactgaattttctgcgaaacgataccttacgatgagaaattattcaagttcaggtgacaattagATTCCGAGATATGGGAGGTTAAGGAAGTAAAAagttcgttaacgcgtcagcccattcgcttcgatgtacggatttttatgtcagtccgataatttaaacaattattcgcAGGGATttcgctgactgctaacaacgaatttcaacttagattttcaGAATTCATAATAGCCGACTCAACACGGttgacgatatattaaaaaagcacTCGCCACACGGAAATTTATATTTcctaattttgattttctttgtgaatttttctcCCCCATATctgagaaactaattgtcacctcaacttgaaaatttcgcgtgacTGACGTCTCGTCGTAAGATATATGTTTATAGCacaaaaattcagttccaaaatcgtgggaccagaaAGAGACTAAGAAAGACCTGATTTTTGGGTCGCCCTTTCTCAATGCGCGAATCGATCCTCCGAACACGGAACAGTAGCCGCGAGCGGTAGCGGGAGCCAGAACGCGAGTACCACGTCGATCGCCGCAAAGTAATCGCGGTACGTACGTACCGTACATACGACGGTAGACATGTTGCGCTCCGAAAATAAATCTTGCAACCAATCTATTAATAAGCCGTATTATTATCTCGCGGACTTATTGTACGGGAATTATAAATAAGTGGCACGCGCACGCGAGCCTCAAGTTTCGTCGTTCGGTTCACCTTGAAATACCTATTGGACGTCGAACGTCGAACGCTACCTCCACCCCAACATCGGACAATCTTGGCTTATCTGGCACGCGTGTTCCTCCAAGGAATTACCAAATCGCACAAATCCGTGGTATTACGCTGCGTTTAGGAGGAAGAGATCAGCGCGGCTGGCGTGACTTTCGCACACCTGAGTGCGAACGCGCGAAAACgcatagggtggatgtaccagtaaatgaacacgtaccagtgaatggacattttttattaaaatgagtaaaataagttattaaaagaagcaactaattaattagagacttcttgtaatttcttgcttcagatccaaacaatttttgcagcacgtggagtcaatcgcgctgcaaacataattttataatagcgtTCATTCGtcagccttaagtgttcatttattggtgcgtttaccctagtcGCGAGCTTTGCTGTTGCAGCGGAACGCTTGGTCGCTGATCCTGCTGGAATTTCGCCGACTTGGCTCGCCCGCGATTCTCTCTGCAAAAGAACGCGATCGCGAACCGATTCCTTGCAACGATGCGCGATCGCCCACCGGCACGCTTTGTTTGTCGGCCGCGATATCGAGGATTCGTATCTTTGGCAAACCAACTAACGAGCGATAAGCCAAACGAGAAGAAAAGCCGACTCGAGGCACGAGCGTAAGAGACACGAGACTGTTTCCTTTACGTTCTTGCATATCGATCTCGTTATTCACCCGCGCAATCCCGCCGAACGCTTATCCTCAGCGTTCGTTCTTCAATAACTTATGTGCTCGATTAATCGAAAACTTTTATGCCTGTTGCTCTACTACCGACCgccacttaacccttaactggtatcctggggtcgctcgtgaccccaggcacccaaagttcgatgcacaattttcggttgtctaagttggtaaactgaatttctaattaattttataataacagtttaactttctacgcttctattattttctacgttacctaagaagaaaatattcgtagtggttgctctagtgtcgactttaaaaatttctgtgtccttttttatttgggtatCGCCAATGGGccaccttaacccttaactggtatcctggggtcgctcatgacccaaagttcgatgtacaattttcggttgtctaagttggtaaactgaatttctaattaattttataataacagtttaactttctacgcttctattattttctacgttacctaagaagaaaatattcatagtggttgctctagtgtcgactttaaaaatttccgtgtccttttttatttggggtctgccacgaccccggtataccagtcgcgtttgccgaaaacagtataccagttaagggttaatcgcTCTATTCATATTACGGAATCGGCAGAGGCGTAAAAGTTGGCAGCCCGATGAGACACGAGCGCTTGCCCGTCCGCTCGTTAGGAGAAGCACATTAGGGGAAAATACCGTTCCAAACGTAATAATCTTTGTTGCGAAGTAAGCGTTGCTTCATAGTCGGGGTCGCTCGCTCGATCCCAGATAACGGATAATAGTTCCGAACGGAACGCTGCCGGAATCGTTGTCGCGATCGCTCCCCGATCTGCTCCAGAATCGGCCGCCAGGAAACGGGGGAGAAGCAGAGACGCTGCGACGTAACGAAATATTTACTGTTACAGCTCTGGTGGGGTCGCGTCACGTGGTGACTTTCATGCTATTCCTCGGCATGGCGAACGCCTATGTGATGAGAACCAACATGTCCGTGGCGATCGTCGCGATGGTGAATCACACCGCCATCACCGAGGACCACGATATCCCAACCAGCGAATGCGGCTACGACAACGCCGTTAACGAGTCCTCCGCGAAATCCGTAAGTGTTACCGCGACCGTTGGCTCGCACTAACTCGTCGCGACTCGTTCCCGCGAACGTGGAAAAGGCGGCTCTAATTAGAGGTGCCTCGATACCTTTTATCTAATCGTCCGTTTCAGGTAGCGCCGAAATTGCGGCGGTAAACGTAATAGGCTCGCTCGAACGATTCGCCACGATAAACagaggggaggaggaggagcaaTAGGTGGGATCGGTCGTTCGaaagcgatcgatcgatcgctccTGTAAATTAGCGCGAGCGCGTGGAAATGGAAAACCATCGTGCTTTCCGTTGCAGAGCAGCAGCGACGGTGAATTCGTGTGGGATAGCACGATGCAGGGCTACCTGTTGAGCTCGTTCTTCTACGGGTATGTGATCACGCAGATACCCTTCGGGATTCTCGCGAAACGCTACGGGTCGAAGTACTTTCTCGGAGTCGGGATGCTGATCAACTCGGTGTTCGGACTGCTGGTGCCCATGTCCGCTCGTTCCGGATACTACTGGCTGATGGTCGTTCGATTCATTCAAGGCCTGGGAGAGGTAAGCGATTGGCCACACGCGCTCTTCAACCCCGAGATCTCTTCTAGTCTCCTGTCGCTTCAAATTCCATTCCAGTCGAATCAATTCGATCCGAGTCGCGTCGTTTAATTTCATCTTCTTAAGTTTACTACTCACCCGCGATACTCTCTAGACACCCTAGAGAGAAAGGAGGAAAGAGATAAGGATGCAAAACTGAAAGTATAAGAGAAATCGGCAAGACTCCGCGTCCATGTTTGATCGTTTTTTCATCGTTCGGGTGTATTTCCTCCCCCTAGGAATGGATTATCCCTATTGCAGGGTCCAATTGTGCCTTGCACGCACGCGATGCTGGCCAAATGGATACCGCCGAACGAACGCAGCAGGATGGGAGCCTTCGTGTACGCCGGTAAGCTGGTTCGCTGCAATCTTCTATTCCGCCGCGTGTTAGGCCCTACTTAAAACTACTTTCTCCCTCTCACCCTCACCTTTACTCTTCCAGacgtactatatatatatatacaccccTTGCTCCGAATCCAGCAGATCCTCTCTTTCagattctcttcttcttctttttcttcttcttcttcttcttcttcttcgacttCTCCACGATGCTACCGCATTTCTATCGGTCTGAAGAAAAGAGCAGGTCGCGTTAATCCCGATCTTCCGTCGATTTTCACCGTAGGTGCGCAGTTTGGTACGGTGATTTCGATGCCACTGAGTGGTATTCTGTCTGAGTACGGATTTGACGGCGGCTGGCCGTCGATATTTTACGTGTTTGGCGCGGTTGGAACGATCTGGTGCGTGGCGTTTCTCCTGATGGTCTACGAGGACCCAGAGACTCATCCCCGTATCGCCGAGGACGAGAAAAAGTACATATTGAGCGCTCTCTGGGGCAGCGCCGGAGCATCTGTGAGTATAATTTTGTCGTTGGACATCTCGATCCAACCAGCTTCCCTCGGTGAATAACGTTTGGCGTGTCCAGTCTCCACCGGTACCGTGGCGTTCGATCGTCTCGTCGCTACCCTTCTGGGCAATCTTGATCGCGCACATGGGTCAAAACTACGGTTACGAGACGCTGATGACCGAGCTGCCGACCTTCATGAAGCAAATATTGCACTTCGACATCAAATCGGTAAACGATGCGAAACCGTTTACGTTCGTAAGGCTGAGAGTAAACGAGGAGGCCGTTACAGAGCTTTGGTGTTACAGAACGGCACCATCTCCTCGCTGCCGTACCTGGCCATGTGGATATTCTCCATGGTGATCTCTCACGTGGCCGATTGGATGATCTCTAACGGAAGATTCACTCATACGATCACGCGGAAAATCATCAATAGCATCGGTCAGTTCGGGCCTGCGATCGCGCTGGTAGCTGCCTCCTACACCTCCTGTACCTCGTGGTTGACGGTTGCCATCTTGACGGTCGGCGTAGGCTTGAACGGTGGTATTTACTCCGGTTTCAAAGTAAATCATCTGGACGTTTCCCCGAGATTTGCCGGGGTGCTTATGTCCTTTACCAATTGCTTGGCCAACCTCGCAGGCCTACTCGCGCCAATCACGGCCGGCTACATAATCGTCGGAACGGTAACTAATCATTCTCTCTCCTACTGTTCAGTTGACGCTCCACGAGCCCAGCTCTGTAAGTCGATATGATTTTTCCGATCTCTCCTTTTCAGCCGACGCAAGCCAAGTGGAGGCTCGTGTTCATGATTTCGGCGGCTGTTTACGTCGTCTGCGGCATCTTCTATATAATATTTGGCTCCGGACAGAGGCAAGCATGGGACAATccggacaaggacgaggagagGCACGAAAAGCAAGGCCTGGAGAACATAAAGACCATAACGGAGACGCAGCATTGACGATGAATGTGCTTGCTGcgtgacgcgacgcgacgggccGATACACCACTcttccctccctcctcctctctctctctctccccgtttCTGGTATCCCCTGATACAAGCCGGTCCCACCTCACCTGTGCCTCTTAACGTCGCCGTTCATTCCTGCCACGCTGCACTTGGATCGTGCCGACAGATGCCGACCAACCACCACACACTCGGAGAGACCGACGAGAGTTATCGCGAAACGAAAAATGTGCGAGGTGTGTCTCGCCGACCACCCCGCTTCGTGTATACTAATTTATTCTTTCATCGCGCAACCTACATGCCATTCGTCGATAACGTTTAAGAGTGTGAATCGAGATGCAAGAGACGTTTGTATGCCTGCGATCTACAGAGTGAACGGAAGCAAATGCAAGACGGGCGTCTCTTCGTGGGAACAAACGCGGTAACACAGACGAGAACGTCTTGCCCCTGTGCGATCTACGAATAGAATAAGGAACGCGAGCGAGAATACGCGTGCGTGGCTATTGTATATATGTAACTGATGTGCGAGAGCCAGCAACGGAGCAAGAGggagaattttacatttttatagaaTCCCTTTtcgtttaatgaaaaattacgTGCCTTACGTAGTGTCGGATTGTCAGAATAAAGATAATACCGAAACTCCTTCGAACATAACAGCGCGCGAACCATAGCGATTCAACCACTCCTCACCGTCTCGCGCACCTTTCGCCTTGGAAAGTGGTATGTGTTTGTTCGTCGTTAGATCCGCCTAACCCAGGCCATCGTCCGTCGTGCGTACCACGCGGGCCACCGTGCCAGCAGTATTAGAGCCAAGTATCCTCGCGTTCGCCATCCCTTTGTTAAACGCCGCGTCTTATCTCGGAATAACTGCCATTTTGTATTGTACGACTGACACTATCGATCCTTGAAAAACCGAAAACTCGTGAAAATTAACGGTCTACCGGGGATGCCCCATAGCACTTCCAAAGCGTTGCGTGGCAACACGATACAATACAACAatggttatatatatatatacacatatatagtatgtgtatatatgtatacatgtatacatatatatgtatatacatatgtatatttattgtagaTATTCAACGCGTACGTTTCTACTTTGTTATAAACGTTAGAATAATTATTGCTCCAACTTATTTATACAATGTGTACAaagcgaaaagaaagagtaacttcgAGTATAGTGAAAACCGTAAAAAGACATTGGAAAGAAAGGATTCATTTCTGCATAGTAGAATgcatttccttctctttttttaaatcttattattgtcattgctattattattaatactattattattattattaatattgttattgttatctttattattactattatggACATCATCACGATCATCACTGTTATCATCGCTATAGTCACTGTCATTACTACTGCTatcacaattattattattattattattattattattattattattatttatgcaCGCGACGACATCCATCGATGCGTCATGAAAATATGTTACCACGAAAGCAGGACCTTCATTCTCTTTCTTTTCCGTATAAACGGACCGTAATAAGCGTTCTTTTCCTCGAGAGTTCAGCTTTCGTTCACCCGATCCGGTTCACGGATAGGTTCAAAGTACCTGCATTCTCCTGTGATCATATACAAACCTGAAACGTGCCTTCGATTACTTCTTTAGGGGTGCTACTAGTTTGCCGATAACTCGAAAGTTATTCTACACTAACGTCGTTCAACCAAAAACGATAAAACGCGCATTTGAAAAATTTCCTGCGCGCGCTCGTCCGTCCGCCTGCCTGTTTGAGGATGTATAATTAGAGTCGGTTACGTGTTAGACGCAAATTACATCAGATTCGATGACAACATTGTTTCTCGAAATGTACGCACATTTCCGTGTTCAGTTATACATACTTATACACGTGCTGTCAAGCGATCAATCGTGTCCatgaaaaatgttatgcgatcgACTAGATTACACTTTgggattaatatttttttacacatttatgaCCGTTGTACGTGAAAATAATGGCCCAGTCTCTTGCGGTCCCACAACATTGTAACTTCCTTGTTAGAATTGTAATGCATGCGCGACGATGTTCTAGGCGCAAATGAATAAAAAGTGTCGTTCAAACCATCGACAATTGCACCGAATTGGACCATATTTTATTATACGCTGTGTCTCGCCGAATCGATTAACGAAGTAGGTAAGTGTCGTGTCCGTGTCGCGTGGCGAATCTTTGCCGCAGAATACCTATAATCGGTGGCCCGATCTAGTGAGAGAAGAGTGCTAACCGATACATTCAAGAGGACGTAAATGAAATTACTGAAGATACCCGCGGACATCGATCAGTCATGACAGAATCATGCCACAGACGTGGCACAAGATAGATCAAACGTACAATTGCGTACAAGGCAAATTTCTCTCACACAGCTCGATGGCTTTGGACAGCTTTGAAGGCACATACCATTTTCTTGTCGCATGCAACCTTATCGATTCGGACTAGACTACCATCGCAGCGCCATCAGCAGTTACACTAAAATTTGTCGTTCGCAAGTTTATGTTTTCATTAGaatgcagatgtttcgagacagtgactgtttaacgaagagacgcagaattttggagcgcctcttatttgcaactttaaggcgatgcctttgaagccgaaatttagtgtacctctttccacttcatgttctcctgatatattggccaaaatctggcgaaaattttcagaatgcacaaaattgggctttgtaacaggagaacatgccgtcgaaagagatggcacagagtaatgtctccggagagcaaattaaagagcgagaagtggcgcagatgtttcgagacagtgactgtttaacgaagagacgcagaattttggagcgcctcttgaaaggcctgcgcctcttatttgcaactttaaggcgatgcctttgaagctgaaatagccactaaacatttgttgtcatatagcatatatttaggttatattttctgtcacttcgaggagccgaccacataatgatcacgcgcatccagtctgcgcattttcactagcccaattcaacattcaatacaattttgtatatataatgtttgttgataactgctttctgcagaggacgtgtaataagtgatttcatgttctgtttcggtgctttgctagtaaaaaaatttttataagtataacggaacagctgagaatgtctttccttattcagaatagaatacagaaatagcaaacagctccctctcgcgttcaccgggtaatcgtcgatctatcggtattaccatttctgtgcagaaaaaaatgctgtaataccgacctgccgaatcggccaggtcacgtgacgtgtctacccccttaagtggccAACCATTATACTATTTGCCCCTATATAAGTTACATGCGCATCTTATGAATCAGCTGTCAGAAATTTTGAAGCCTGAACAGTCAGACACAGCATGAACGGCGCAGTGGGGTATGTATATTGCAAGTTGgcttgaaacacttttttgtaCGTATTGCGATTGCAATGGAAGAATTGAGAATAATAATGGGACGTGTGCGCGATTGGATATGTAGGAACGAAAAACGATGAGTTGCTTTCGTTACGTTCGACAATACGATGGAATTTGTAGGTTATGCAGAAACTTTTGAGCGAATTATGAATTGCTACCACTGACAAGCAGATATAATTCGCCTGTCGATTCCCTGGCAACCGATTGGTTGATTTCAAAGGAAGATGAGGAATGAGAGACAGTAATAGTTGTGGCGTTGTTTCGCAGGTAAGAGAGAAATGATGCGGACCGAGAGGATAATTGTATGCGTGTTTACGGTGCTGGCTGCGGTGGTGAAATGCAGCGACATCACTGGAGCGGTTTTCGGGGATGTCCTCGACGGTATGCCTGCCGCCTTCGGAGATTTCAATTCCGACGAACTGACCGACGTGTTTATGCTACGCAAGAACGCTACCACCGTGGAGATTTTTCTGGCTGCGGAACAGGAGCCCCTTTTGCGACCCAGTTCGGATCTGAGCTGTACCTTTCGGCACATGGTCGTCGGCGTGGTACCGGGTGACTTTGACGGAGATGTGTTTATGGACGTCCTGGTGATCGCGTTCGACAAGAAAGAGCAACTGTCTTACGGTTACGTGCTATGGGGTGGGAATGGTAAATTGAACTGCACGAGCGAGGACCCCCCGTTGATAAAAATGACTGGTCAACCTCTGGCGCTGGATCACAACGGCGACATGATCATAGATCTGTTTGGGTTGGACGCGCAAGGTAAGAGGACCTTCTGGATATTTGATCAGAGCAGAGGGCCACCACGAAGCGTGGCTATGGATCCGCACGATGAATATCCCCCGATCAGTCAGCCCCACTCGAATGCCTATCTAGACTTGAACAATGACTTTCTGGCGGATCTGGTGGTGACCACGGCCAAATCCTTTGAGATTTGGCTGGGGGTCGAACAAGGCTTCAAATTTCACCAGCCCATCCCATTTCCATACCACATCACGTTGGACGAAAAGTTTACCGGCGTGATCGGACAGACGCTCTACCTAGACGTAGAGCTGACGGGCAAGATGGATTTGCTTCTGCCTCTCTGTTTCAACGATGCCTGCACCAATAGCACGATCATGATGTACTCGATGAACTCGAACAAGTGGTACAACTTGCAGGTGAACTTCTTGGACAGTAATAACGGTTTGTGGGGATTCGTGAAGCCAGACGGGCGACGATACACCGACACCATCACCCTTCGTGGGGGTGACTTCAACATGGATGGCTATCCAGATCTACTGGCTACCTTGAAATCTACTACTGGCAAGCAGAAACAGTCTTTCCTCTTGGAGAACGTCGCCTGCGACTCGTGCGTCGGCTTCGCTCGGAAATTCCAAGTCAAGTGGCAAGCGTTGAATCCGTTTTACAATGAAACCGCGATGGCGGTGTTTTACGACTTTTATCAGGATGGGATTCTGGACGTGATTCTGGTGGATGTTGACAAAAGTGTCGGCACGTATCGGACGGCGGCATTCAAGAACAGCCTCGACTATGACGCGAACTTTGTGAAGGTGATGGTACTGACGGGTCGCAACAACAGCATGTACCCGATCTCCCCGGGATCTCTCGGCAAGAAGAAACGCACCTACGGAACCAATCTGCCTGGCCCATCGATAGCCTACAGGACTACCACGCAAGACGGTAGCCCGCGCAACGCGATCGCCGCCCAGCTCCCTCAGAGCGCACACTTCTCCTTGAATTTACCCTACACAACGTTTGGTCTCGGCAGGACGCCCAACTTTGTGGATGGTCTCACCATTGGGGTAAGCATACACTTTCGCGTTCAAAAGTCTACGGTAGTGGTACAGCAGTGTACAGTAGCTATGTCTTCGTTTGTCCAACAGGTAAGCGGCAAATCACGAGAATGGCCGCAGATAATTCCAAATTCTCAGATGGTAGTGATTCCAAATCCGATCGGGGAACCTTGGCGATGGAAGGCGCAACTGTTTGTCACCCCCAGCAAGCTGATTCTATTGAGCGCCGCCGCCTTGACAGGCACTTGTGGCTTAATATCCATAATCATTGTCGCCCTGTACTGGAAGGAACGACGGGAAGATAAAATCGAGAAGCTACAGGAAGCGCACAGATTTCATTTTGACGCGATGTAAGGCAGGTAGAAGTAAGATAATCCGTTGTGCTTGTTAGCTATTCAGAAATGTATTTAATCATTCGATCTGTAagttatttcaataaataaataaataagtaaataaataaataaataacgtaGTGAATTGATTTAACACGATAACTCAATAGACAGCTAATAAAGACACGCGAGATGCGTATCTTTGTCGATTCAAAGCAACTTTCACCATACCGTCGCTCATAAAATTGACAATTTATTGATTCCTCTTGGACATTCTTATAAAACAGGACACGTCGGTTTGTCTTGTCGCATCGTGATCGACGCGTCGAATGCAAAATGTACATGTATAATTAtagtatgtatgtgtgtgtgtgtgtgtctgtgtacGTATGTTATATTTCTTTTGGTAAATGTTTATTTCAGGGGAGGATTCTCTGATTTCAATGACCGTGACacatgttgtcaaggtcatcattttgaacaacatttccctctaaactgtttggcgctcggctttggtttacgagatattcgcaaaaaaaaattaacttaacactagaactaccgaatTTAAaacctaatctagccccaaccaatagtaatagcgtcggctgtgaaacagtggTATATGCAGATTTCAATGTACAATTATgccaagttttttgcgaatatctcgtaaaccaaagcagagcgccaaaaagtttaggGGGAAATGTTAAGAATGATGACCTTGCCAACATGTGTGATGCTCAAAGtcatcggagaatcctcccctaaagtaaacatttaccttttttttaatatatatatatcacgtATGTATACATTATTAACAAACGATCTTTGCCGGTGTGATTTTTTGGTCGCTGCGCTACTCGTGGTACACACGCGCTTTTAATAATCAGGCTAGCCTAAGTCGAATGGCACTACTGACAACGATCGTTTTTGATGGCAGGGTTCAAATCGTTGAAATAGGGATGCGCCATTGCTTCTTCGGCCGACAATCGTAGCGCTGGATTACACACTAACAATCTCTGAAAGTACCAGTGAACGTTCGCAACGGAATTTCGACGTATCGCGTGAAATCCATACGCGGTTCATTACCTGCAGTAAGTCTCTGCCTCTGACGTTGAGTTTCGGTGTAACCAGACCACAGCCTTGAGCAGGATGGTAGGTTGGGAACGGCTTGTAGTCAGGGAGTGTAGTAAAATCCGGCCAAGTCTCCTCGGTTGGTGTGCCCAACATCTTGAATATCCTCCTCAGCTGGTCG
It includes:
- the Picot gene encoding putative inorganic phosphate cotransporter protein picot isoform X2 — translated: MSSNGRANGESRGRNGHVLVWEQSGLEEEDRPAHKRRTLVGSRHVVTFMLFLGMANAYVMRTNMSVAIVAMVNHTAITEDHDIPTSECGYDNAVNESSAKSSSSDGEFVWDSTMQGYLLSSFFYGYVITQIPFGILAKRYGSKYFLGVGMLINSVFGLLVPMSARSGYYWLMVVRFIQGLGEGPIVPCTHAMLAKWIPPNERSRMGAFVYAGAQFGTVISMPLSGILSEYGFDGGWPSIFYVFGAVGTIWCVAFLLMVYEDPETHPRIAEDEKKYILSALWGSAGASSPPVPWRSIVSSLPFWAILIAHMGQNYGYETLMTELPTFMKQILHFDIKSNGTISSLPYLAMWIFSMVISHVADWMISNGRFTHTITRKIINSIGQFGPAIALVAASYTSCTSWLTVAILTVGVGLNGGIYSGFKVNHLDVSPRFAGVLMSFTNCLANLAGLLAPITAGYIIVGTPTQAKWRLVFMISAAVYVVCGIFYIIFGSGQRQAWDNPDKDEERHEKQGLENIKTITETQH
- the Picot gene encoding putative inorganic phosphate cotransporter protein picot isoform X4, with amino-acid sequence MPENNGTTLQHRKSEIKRPEIFEAEVPLPTALVGSRHVVTFMLFLGMANAYVMRTNMSVAIVAMVNHTAITEDHDIPTSECGYDNAVNESSAKSSSSDGEFVWDSTMQGYLLSSFFYGYVITQIPFGILAKRYGSKYFLGVGMLINSVFGLLVPMSARSGYYWLMVVRFIQGLGEGPIVPCTHAMLAKWIPPNERSRMGAFVYAGAQFGTVISMPLSGILSEYGFDGGWPSIFYVFGAVGTIWCVAFLLMVYEDPETHPRIAEDEKKYILSALWGSAGASSPPVPWRSIVSSLPFWAILIAHMGQNYGYETLMTELPTFMKQILHFDIKSNGTISSLPYLAMWIFSMVISHVADWMISNGRFTHTITRKIINSIGQFGPAIALVAASYTSCTSWLTVAILTVGVGLNGGIYSGFKVNHLDVSPRFAGVLMSFTNCLANLAGLLAPITAGYIIVGTPTQAKWRLVFMISAAVYVVCGIFYIIFGSGQRQAWDNPDKDEERHEKQGLENIKTITETQH
- the Picot gene encoding putative inorganic phosphate cotransporter protein picot isoform X3 — translated: MSKSKRSESGSSFDRDSTKQSGSRTWAPTTTTTTIALVGSRHVVTFMLFLGMANAYVMRTNMSVAIVAMVNHTAITEDHDIPTSECGYDNAVNESSAKSSSSDGEFVWDSTMQGYLLSSFFYGYVITQIPFGILAKRYGSKYFLGVGMLINSVFGLLVPMSARSGYYWLMVVRFIQGLGEGPIVPCTHAMLAKWIPPNERSRMGAFVYAGAQFGTVISMPLSGILSEYGFDGGWPSIFYVFGAVGTIWCVAFLLMVYEDPETHPRIAEDEKKYILSALWGSAGASSPPVPWRSIVSSLPFWAILIAHMGQNYGYETLMTELPTFMKQILHFDIKSNGTISSLPYLAMWIFSMVISHVADWMISNGRFTHTITRKIINSIGQFGPAIALVAASYTSCTSWLTVAILTVGVGLNGGIYSGFKVNHLDVSPRFAGVLMSFTNCLANLAGLLAPITAGYIIVGTPTQAKWRLVFMISAAVYVVCGIFYIIFGSGQRQAWDNPDKDEERHEKQGLENIKTITETQH
- the Picot gene encoding putative inorganic phosphate cotransporter protein picot isoform X1 — its product is MALPLPMGGRDWEAAAGDWSLALGPFRRSIPVASPGIPCCPVASSETPAELARGRKREREKEAALVGSRHVVTFMLFLGMANAYVMRTNMSVAIVAMVNHTAITEDHDIPTSECGYDNAVNESSAKSSSSDGEFVWDSTMQGYLLSSFFYGYVITQIPFGILAKRYGSKYFLGVGMLINSVFGLLVPMSARSGYYWLMVVRFIQGLGEGPIVPCTHAMLAKWIPPNERSRMGAFVYAGAQFGTVISMPLSGILSEYGFDGGWPSIFYVFGAVGTIWCVAFLLMVYEDPETHPRIAEDEKKYILSALWGSAGASSPPVPWRSIVSSLPFWAILIAHMGQNYGYETLMTELPTFMKQILHFDIKSNGTISSLPYLAMWIFSMVISHVADWMISNGRFTHTITRKIINSIGQFGPAIALVAASYTSCTSWLTVAILTVGVGLNGGIYSGFKVNHLDVSPRFAGVLMSFTNCLANLAGLLAPITAGYIIVGTPTQAKWRLVFMISAAVYVVCGIFYIIFGSGQRQAWDNPDKDEERHEKQGLENIKTITETQH